One window of Verrucomicrobiota bacterium genomic DNA carries:
- a CDS encoding DUF1552 domain-containing protein gives MTKKSIPRRTFLKGVGASLSLPLLDSMVPAATASVNTPATAVKRLGYVFMPMGCDQSRWTPESEKTLEKLSPILNSLEPVKNQTTILTNMELRNAYPGSHATSNSSFLSAAKAKVTESSDYYLGTTADQLAAQQIGQATQLPSLELAMDLLQLTGQCDNGYACVYQNNLSWSSPTTPLPAEAHPRLVFENLFGEGGTAEERQTALRKRASLLDSIADNINSLKRSLGANDRARISDYLDSVREVERRIQTAEADTKDNPLPDLDRPMGVPAAYADHARLMFDLQLLAYQGDITRVSTFQIARETSNRSYPEIGISDPHHPLSHHGDDPEKIERMSKINTFHVSLFAEYLEKLKNTPEGNGSLLDNVLILYGSGIGNPNVHDHTNLPIIVAGGAAGGMQGNRHIRFKDVTPLANLHLSLLDKVGVNIESFADSTGKVDDLFVPLSV, from the coding sequence ATCACCAAAAAATCCATACCCCGTAGAACCTTTCTTAAAGGAGTAGGCGCATCCCTTTCCTTGCCACTTTTGGATTCCATGGTTCCAGCGGCAACTGCATCGGTCAATACGCCGGCAACGGCTGTCAAACGACTAGGATATGTCTTCATGCCCATGGGCTGTGACCAATCTCGCTGGACACCAGAGAGCGAAAAAACTTTAGAAAAATTATCACCCATCCTCAATTCACTGGAACCGGTCAAAAATCAGACGACTATTTTAACCAACATGGAACTGAGAAACGCCTATCCCGGTTCTCACGCCACGTCGAATTCATCATTTCTAAGCGCCGCAAAAGCGAAGGTAACGGAAAGTTCCGACTACTACCTGGGAACAACGGCAGATCAATTAGCCGCTCAGCAAATCGGGCAGGCGACGCAACTCCCTTCACTCGAGCTCGCCATGGATCTGCTACAGTTAACAGGTCAATGTGATAACGGGTACGCCTGCGTTTATCAAAACAACCTTTCCTGGTCATCGCCAACAACACCTCTTCCGGCCGAAGCGCATCCACGCCTCGTTTTTGAAAACCTGTTCGGAGAAGGGGGCACAGCTGAAGAACGGCAGACCGCTTTGCGTAAACGTGCGAGCCTCCTCGATTCAATTGCGGACAATATTAATTCCTTAAAACGAAGTCTTGGAGCCAACGACCGGGCGCGTATTTCTGACTATCTGGATTCTGTGCGAGAAGTAGAACGTCGCATTCAAACAGCCGAGGCGGATACAAAAGACAATCCCCTCCCCGACTTGGATCGACCGATGGGTGTTCCAGCAGCCTATGCGGACCACGCTCGCCTGATGTTCGACCTCCAGCTTCTCGCCTACCAAGGTGATATCACTCGCGTTTCCACTTTCCAGATTGCACGAGAAACCAGTAATCGGTCTTACCCTGAGATTGGGATATCCGATCCCCACCATCCGCTTTCACACCACGGGGACGATCCAGAAAAGATCGAACGCATGTCCAAAATCAATACCTTTCACGTGTCATTGTTTGCCGAATACCTGGAGAAGCTGAAGAATACTCCTGAAGGCAATGGCTCGCTGCTCGATAACGTTTTAATCCTTTACGGAAGTGGTATCGGCAATCCCAACGTTCATGACCACACGAATCTCCCGATCATAGTGGCTGGCGGAGCAGCCGGCGGTATGCAAGGTAATCGTCATATCCGCTTCAAGGATGTCACACCTTTGGCAAACCTCCACCTCTCTTTGTTAGACAAGGTCGGCGTAAACATCGAATCATTTGCCGATAGTACTGGAAAAGTGGATGACCTGTTTGTGCCGTTGTCAGTGTAA
- a CDS encoding ankyrin repeat domain-containing protein: MFKHKLLISIFWFTFRISLNADSASLADAVEKGETFQIQALLSKDIDVNEPQIDGMTALHWAAEQDNTELSKLLIDRGANATAPNRYGVTPLYLACVNGNGDIVQQLLEAGADPNTKIVGNETALMTASRTGKLGAVEVLLKAGADFDAREREGQTAIMWAAAEGHVDVVRKLIEVGADYQTPLKFGFTPFYFAIREGHAEIVRLFLELGEDANGAMNFEKTYNKGVMNGTSPLILAVENGHYDLAVELLEAGADPNDQRTGYSALHALTWIRKPDIGESANGAPPPHGSGRRNSEQFIRELVTFGADVNAQLTRGRKGGNGRVSNIGATPFFMASDRADLSYMKLLLELGADPFIPNEDGCTSLMVAAGIGSTAPEEEAGSVTECLEAVKFLFSLGAELNTVDANGETAMHGAAYKNAPGVVRYLHEQGAKIEIWNSKNKNNRTPLLIAEGFRPGNFKPSFATVDAIKEVMILQGVQPPTGPKPKHTNYNMVKPPVAPKPVTAKQEI, translated from the coding sequence ATGTTCAAACATAAACTATTGATTTCGATTTTTTGGTTTACTTTTCGGATTTCTCTCAACGCCGACTCAGCCTCGCTTGCCGATGCTGTCGAGAAAGGAGAGACCTTCCAGATACAAGCTCTTCTTTCCAAGGACATCGATGTCAATGAACCGCAGATTGATGGCATGACAGCTCTGCACTGGGCCGCTGAACAAGATAATACAGAACTTTCGAAACTACTGATTGATCGCGGGGCCAATGCAACTGCCCCAAATCGTTACGGTGTCACGCCGCTGTACCTTGCATGTGTGAATGGTAATGGAGACATCGTTCAGCAGCTTCTTGAAGCGGGCGCTGACCCCAATACGAAAATTGTTGGAAACGAGACGGCATTGATGACTGCATCTCGTACCGGGAAGCTAGGCGCGGTTGAAGTGCTGCTGAAAGCAGGTGCAGACTTCGATGCGAGAGAACGTGAAGGTCAAACGGCGATCATGTGGGCTGCGGCAGAAGGACATGTTGATGTCGTTCGAAAATTGATTGAAGTGGGTGCGGATTACCAAACGCCTTTAAAATTTGGATTCACCCCCTTTTACTTTGCGATTCGTGAAGGACACGCGGAGATCGTGAGATTGTTCCTCGAGCTTGGAGAAGACGCCAACGGAGCAATGAATTTTGAAAAGACATATAATAAGGGTGTAATGAACGGCACTAGCCCATTGATTCTCGCCGTTGAAAATGGCCATTACGATTTGGCAGTTGAGCTCCTTGAAGCGGGCGCTGACCCCAATGATCAAAGAACCGGCTATTCTGCACTTCACGCCCTGACCTGGATCCGCAAGCCGGATATTGGCGAGTCGGCCAATGGGGCTCCACCTCCTCATGGCTCTGGCAGGCGAAATAGCGAACAATTCATTCGCGAACTGGTGACATTTGGAGCAGACGTAAACGCCCAGCTTACCCGAGGTCGTAAAGGTGGAAATGGTCGCGTTAGTAACATAGGTGCAACACCCTTTTTTATGGCTTCTGACCGAGCTGACCTTTCTTACATGAAGCTATTATTGGAATTGGGAGCGGATCCTTTCATCCCCAATGAGGACGGCTGCACATCCCTGATGGTTGCGGCAGGCATCGGGAGTACTGCTCCTGAAGAAGAAGCAGGTTCGGTTACGGAGTGCCTTGAAGCTGTGAAATTTCTTTTTTCACTTGGCGCTGAATTAAATACAGTAGATGCAAACGGTGAAACTGCCATGCATGGAGCGGCTTATAAAAACGCACCAGGGGTTGTGAGATATCTACATGAGCAAGGTGCCAAAATAGAAATTTGGAATTCCAAGAATAAAAATAATCGGACGCCCTTATTGATTGCGGAAGGGTTTCGACCAGGGAATTTCAAGCCGTCGTTTGCCACCGTTGATGCGATCAAAGAAGTTATGATTTTACAAGGGGTTCAACCACCAACCGGACCCAAGCCGAAACATACGAATTACAATATGGTTAAACCGCCTGTTGCCCCAAAACCGGTTACCGCGAAACAAGAAATCTAG
- a CDS encoding DUF1501 domain-containing protein, protein MSTNHFDRRQFLKLSSQGVSALALSSLINSVSASTSYLPKLHHEPKAKSVILLYMSGGVSHIDSFDPKPLLKKMHGQPMPMKLARTQFDQIGNIMASFWEHKKYGESGIEMTNLFPDIAELADDLAIVRSLTAKFSEHAQGNFFMHSGFPFLGYPSAGAWVNYGLGSENENLPGYVVLQSENSGSPHGGVSIFGNAFLPATNGGSIFNVSGSKAVPNIAPSLLKHEQRKALDIIKSLDFGFAERTAAKDAVMSSVENAETAYLMQEAVPELTDISGESESTLDMYGVNDSVWYKSEYARQCLMARRLVERGVRFVELSCCPFEKGVQRANPWDQHNKIEIGHGAMASQVDKPIAALVQDLKQRGLLEDTLVVFTGEFGRNPFAQGIGRDHNPQGFSAWFAGGGVKGGTVMGATDEFGYNAVDKVSNIYELWATVLHLLGVDHEQLTFQYGGRNLRLTDVHGKVWHDIIA, encoded by the coding sequence ATGTCTACTAATCACTTTGATCGGCGCCAGTTTTTGAAACTATCTTCTCAGGGAGTCAGTGCTTTAGCGTTGTCGAGTTTGATAAACTCAGTTTCAGCGAGTACCTCTTATCTACCCAAGCTACACCATGAGCCGAAAGCCAAGTCGGTTATACTTCTCTACATGTCGGGTGGTGTTTCGCATATAGATTCATTTGACCCCAAACCATTGTTGAAGAAGATGCATGGCCAGCCCATGCCGATGAAGTTGGCCAGGACGCAATTCGATCAGATTGGAAACATCATGGCTTCTTTCTGGGAGCACAAAAAGTATGGAGAGTCTGGCATTGAGATGACGAATCTCTTTCCCGATATCGCTGAGTTGGCGGATGACCTGGCAATTGTAAGGTCGCTCACTGCCAAGTTTAGCGAGCATGCCCAGGGAAACTTTTTCATGCATTCCGGGTTTCCGTTCCTGGGTTACCCAAGCGCAGGTGCTTGGGTAAATTATGGGCTCGGATCTGAAAATGAAAACCTGCCCGGATATGTGGTACTACAGTCCGAAAATTCAGGTAGCCCCCACGGGGGTGTGAGTATTTTTGGAAATGCGTTTCTTCCAGCAACGAATGGTGGTTCAATTTTTAATGTATCCGGTTCAAAAGCTGTCCCAAATATAGCACCTTCGCTTCTGAAGCATGAGCAACGAAAAGCACTGGATATTATTAAGTCTCTTGATTTTGGATTTGCTGAAAGGACGGCTGCAAAAGACGCAGTAATGTCCTCGGTAGAGAACGCTGAGACAGCCTATTTGATGCAGGAAGCAGTTCCAGAGCTCACTGATATCTCTGGTGAGTCGGAAAGCACCTTGGACATGTACGGAGTGAATGATTCGGTGTGGTATAAATCCGAATATGCACGTCAATGCTTGATGGCGCGACGTCTTGTCGAGCGTGGTGTACGCTTTGTGGAACTATCTTGCTGCCCGTTTGAAAAGGGCGTTCAACGCGCAAATCCGTGGGATCAACATAACAAGATCGAGATAGGGCATGGGGCCATGGCTTCGCAGGTCGATAAACCGATTGCTGCCTTGGTCCAGGATTTGAAACAACGTGGGTTACTTGAGGATACGCTTGTCGTTTTCACGGGAGAATTTGGGCGCAACCCCTTTGCTCAAGGTATTGGACGAGACCATAATCCGCAAGGCTTCAGTGCCTGGTTTGCGGGAGGTGGAGTAAAAGGTGGAACAGTTATGGGTGCTACCGATGAGTTCGGCTATAATGCCGTGGATAAGGTTTCAAATATCTATGAGCTATGGGCCACAGTGTTACACCTTTTAGGAGTCGACCACGAGCAGCTGACTTTTCAATACGGCGGACGAAACTTGCGACTAACTGATGTGCACGGAAAAGTCTGGCACGATATTATCGCCTAG
- a CDS encoding PSD1 and planctomycete cytochrome C domain-containing protein has product MKFSIFIGAILVVAASVFGLPPEQVEFFENKIRPVLAETCYECHNSVNKSKAGLALDYRDAVLAGSDEGPVIVPGNPKESVLIWAIRHQDGFEMPDTGPKLDEHVIADFEEWVRMGAPDPRDKKPTQLDLDNAVSWTTLLEKRSKWWSFQPPRKVRPPEATIEDWNASAIDRFVYASLEEQSLVPQAVASPETLVRRLHLILTGLPPKAEIVEAFLADPSEKAYSALVDKLLASKAYGERWGRYWMDWYRFAESHGSEGDPKIPYASIYRDYIIRALNEDVPYDQLLKEHIAGDLLKRPRINKELGVNESAIAPAHFRMVPYGFGVVDAYQEQITYTDNQIDVVSKAMLGITVSCARCHNHKFDPISQKDFYRLYGIMISNRPGIRNVDTPEKQALNKRALARLKQKIQHEFTVFWLAHVDEAVEKVASISFQETAEEKKIIADLNQASRKRKTELPSDPNLLNLLYLKREVSQVGEYHPLAPLKLWIDKPVDEFVTEWSKQREKYAQDLKDYEEAKKNAAFYADLRDQKTLDSWLLEGNGLSFKPSPAGSFAVAGEGFYAINGIFPRGVYSHLISDKHNGTVASPNHIADGDWSYMRAAGLNGAIRMSARNYPLEQGLHPYETAETGTMQWFPLKKYKFWNEEQVHYQISTHGDKPVNGEEGRSWFGVTEVIGGNVELKELGNPLFTVLEDDIEIADQASLLEAYKQALGESILAWKRNKITDAQAEFLSAFIRFNILPNRFDTLPEKLLSLVGQYREMENEIPFPTRAPAFLEGDVVDQPLLIRGEYKTPDELVPRQFLEVFANKPYSQKSSGRLELAEDIVGKTNTLKSRVLVNRLWGYVFGRGIVSTTDNFGRLGKEPTHPELLDYLALDFEKNGWSIKYALRQMVTSRTFRSASTAPLGVADKDPENLYLSHYPPRRLDAEAIMDSINTLARDEFERGVYLTVIRNQLDPFLTTFNLPVPTTTVSSRDSTNVPAQALSMMNGEFVQNASEQWAESVKVATKGQSMESQIGALFLDAFARSPNETELETLSEYYKSLEDSDTALKNIAFALMNTKEFIYVY; this is encoded by the coding sequence ATGAAATTCAGCATTTTTATCGGAGCGATTCTTGTTGTTGCTGCTTCTGTGTTTGGTTTGCCCCCTGAACAGGTTGAATTTTTTGAGAATAAGATTCGTCCTGTTTTAGCAGAGACCTGTTACGAATGCCATAACAGCGTGAACAAATCAAAAGCAGGCTTGGCACTCGATTACCGGGATGCAGTTCTCGCGGGAAGTGATGAAGGTCCAGTGATTGTTCCTGGAAACCCAAAGGAGAGTGTGCTCATTTGGGCCATTCGTCATCAGGACGGTTTTGAAATGCCAGATACCGGTCCAAAGCTGGATGAGCATGTGATTGCGGATTTTGAAGAATGGGTCCGGATGGGTGCTCCCGATCCTCGAGACAAAAAACCGACGCAACTGGATTTGGACAATGCCGTTTCTTGGACTACCCTTTTAGAAAAAAGAAGTAAATGGTGGTCATTTCAACCGCCCAGAAAAGTGCGGCCTCCGGAAGCTACTATTGAAGATTGGAACGCAAGTGCGATTGATCGCTTTGTCTACGCCTCGCTTGAAGAGCAAAGCCTTGTTCCTCAGGCGGTAGCAAGTCCGGAAACATTGGTTCGGCGCTTGCATTTGATTCTGACAGGTCTACCGCCGAAAGCAGAAATTGTTGAGGCTTTTCTAGCGGATCCGTCCGAAAAGGCCTACTCCGCTTTGGTCGATAAGCTCCTCGCCTCCAAAGCCTATGGTGAGCGATGGGGTCGTTACTGGATGGATTGGTACCGATTCGCTGAATCACACGGTAGTGAAGGGGATCCGAAAATTCCTTACGCATCCATTTACCGCGACTATATCATCCGCGCTTTGAATGAAGATGTACCCTATGATCAATTGTTGAAGGAACACATCGCCGGAGATTTATTGAAGCGCCCACGGATCAATAAGGAGCTTGGGGTAAATGAGTCTGCGATTGCACCTGCACATTTTCGGATGGTGCCCTATGGCTTTGGTGTGGTCGATGCCTACCAGGAGCAAATTACCTATACGGATAATCAGATCGATGTAGTTTCCAAAGCGATGTTGGGGATCACCGTTTCATGTGCCCGATGTCATAACCATAAATTTGACCCAATCAGCCAGAAAGACTTCTACCGACTGTATGGCATCATGATCAGTAATCGTCCGGGTATCCGTAACGTAGATACTCCGGAAAAACAGGCACTTAATAAGCGAGCACTTGCAAGATTGAAACAAAAGATTCAACATGAGTTTACCGTCTTCTGGCTAGCTCATGTGGATGAAGCTGTTGAAAAGGTCGCTTCCATTTCTTTTCAGGAAACCGCCGAGGAGAAGAAAATAATTGCAGACCTTAATCAAGCTTCCAGAAAGCGGAAGACGGAATTACCAAGTGATCCGAATCTCCTTAATCTACTTTACTTGAAGAGAGAAGTGAGTCAGGTCGGCGAGTACCATCCTCTTGCACCGTTAAAGCTTTGGATCGATAAACCCGTTGATGAATTCGTGACAGAATGGAGCAAGCAAAGGGAGAAATACGCTCAAGACTTGAAGGATTACGAAGAGGCTAAAAAGAATGCGGCCTTTTATGCAGATCTCCGTGACCAGAAAACGCTCGATTCCTGGCTTTTGGAAGGAAATGGGTTAAGTTTCAAGCCGAGTCCAGCTGGATCGTTTGCTGTGGCCGGAGAAGGTTTTTATGCCATCAATGGCATTTTCCCTCGCGGTGTTTACAGTCACCTTATTTCCGATAAGCACAACGGCACCGTGGCATCGCCCAACCATATTGCTGATGGGGACTGGAGCTATATGCGGGCAGCAGGTCTCAATGGTGCGATTCGCATGTCTGCGCGAAATTACCCATTGGAACAGGGATTGCATCCCTATGAAACGGCTGAGACAGGCACCATGCAGTGGTTCCCGCTTAAGAAATACAAATTTTGGAATGAGGAACAGGTCCATTACCAGATTTCAACCCATGGCGACAAACCTGTTAACGGGGAAGAAGGACGCTCCTGGTTCGGTGTTACCGAAGTCATTGGTGGGAATGTTGAGTTGAAAGAATTGGGCAATCCTTTGTTCACCGTTCTTGAAGACGATATCGAGATTGCAGATCAAGCTTCTCTTTTGGAGGCTTATAAACAAGCCCTCGGGGAATCGATCCTTGCCTGGAAGAGGAATAAAATCACAGATGCACAGGCTGAATTCCTAAGCGCATTTATTCGTTTCAATATACTTCCCAATCGATTTGATACGCTCCCCGAAAAGCTACTTTCATTGGTCGGTCAATACCGTGAAATGGAAAATGAGATTCCCTTTCCGACTCGAGCTCCTGCCTTCCTGGAAGGCGACGTTGTTGATCAGCCGTTACTCATCCGCGGAGAATACAAAACACCCGATGAACTTGTGCCTCGCCAGTTCCTCGAAGTATTCGCCAACAAACCGTATAGCCAAAAAAGCTCTGGCAGGTTGGAGTTGGCAGAGGACATAGTTGGGAAAACCAACACTCTGAAATCACGCGTATTGGTTAACCGACTTTGGGGCTATGTTTTTGGGCGTGGCATTGTTTCCACCACCGATAATTTCGGACGCCTCGGTAAAGAGCCTACGCATCCGGAGCTTCTGGATTACCTGGCTTTGGATTTTGAGAAAAATGGCTGGTCGATAAAATATGCTCTCAGGCAAATGGTGACATCTCGGACCTTTCGTTCGGCAAGCACTGCTCCGCTGGGTGTGGCAGACAAGGATCCGGAAAACTTGTATCTGTCGCATTACCCGCCTCGAAGGTTGGATGCGGAGGCCATTATGGATTCGATTAACACTCTTGCTCGAGACGAGTTTGAACGCGGCGTTTACCTTACAGTAATCCGCAACCAACTAGATCCGTTTTTAACCACGTTTAATTTGCCGGTTCCCACGACGACGGTGAGTAGCCGCGACAGCACCAACGTGCCTGCACAGGCACTAAGTATGATGAACGGAGAATTTGTTCAGAACGCATCTGAGCAATGGGCTGAGAGTGTCAAAGTTGCGACAAAAGGTCAGTCAATGGAATCACAGATCGGCGCACTCTTTTTGGATGCCTTCGCGCGATCACCCAATGAAACGGAATTAGAGACTTTATCCGAATACTATAAGAGTTTAGAAGACTCGGATACGGCTCTTAAGAACATCGCATTTGCGCTAATGAACACGAAGGAGTTTATCTATGTCTACTAA
- a CDS encoding Gfo/Idh/MocA family oxidoreductase, producing MKRRTFIKTAGLATGASTLPGWFTEELLAQPTVAKPKMANDRIGIALVGCGGRGTGDARNAAYYGNMVAVCDVDDTQIAKAKEIWPKARGVKDFRKVMEMDDVDVVICGTVDHWHTLVSLAAMRAGKDVYCEKPLTLYIDEGKHLVEEEKRSGRILQTGTQQRSDPKFRLACELVRNKRIGELKEIDVYLPAGQREGPFAPTPVPNGFDWDMWQGQTPALDYVKERTHLYFRYWWDYSGGTMTDWGAHHNDIALWATGFERSGPVSAKGRTLVDMIPGGFTAASEYELEYVYPNGVVHRCKSTTANAWNGRVVKPFGQQHGVRLQGTNGWIWVTRGAIESSIPEILTEPLPSNAERLYASNDHMENFIESIRSRKKAICDAEIGHRSSTMCHLGVTAVRLGRKLNWDPVKEKYIGDPEAAATASREMRKPWDYSMV from the coding sequence ATGAAACGACGAACATTTATAAAAACCGCCGGGCTGGCCACCGGCGCATCAACATTACCGGGGTGGTTTACCGAAGAATTATTGGCTCAACCCACCGTAGCCAAACCCAAGATGGCGAACGACAGAATCGGGATCGCATTGGTGGGTTGTGGTGGTCGTGGCACCGGTGATGCACGCAATGCCGCTTACTATGGAAACATGGTTGCGGTTTGCGATGTGGACGATACACAAATTGCCAAGGCAAAGGAGATTTGGCCCAAGGCGAGGGGGGTGAAAGACTTTCGAAAGGTGATGGAGATGGACGATGTGGACGTAGTGATCTGCGGGACGGTCGACCATTGGCATACCCTGGTTTCCCTCGCGGCGATGAGAGCAGGAAAAGACGTTTACTGTGAAAAACCACTGACCCTGTATATTGACGAAGGGAAGCATCTGGTTGAAGAAGAGAAGCGATCGGGTCGCATTCTCCAAACGGGAACCCAACAACGCAGCGATCCGAAATTCCGCCTGGCTTGTGAGTTGGTTCGGAATAAGCGGATAGGGGAACTAAAAGAAATCGATGTGTATTTGCCGGCCGGACAGCGCGAAGGCCCTTTTGCCCCCACGCCTGTTCCAAACGGATTTGATTGGGATATGTGGCAAGGTCAGACTCCGGCTTTGGATTATGTGAAAGAGAGGACTCATTTGTATTTCAGGTATTGGTGGGATTACTCAGGCGGGACTATGACAGATTGGGGCGCACACCATAATGATATTGCACTCTGGGCTACCGGCTTCGAACGAAGTGGCCCTGTCTCGGCAAAAGGACGAACGTTAGTAGACATGATTCCGGGAGGATTTACAGCGGCTAGCGAATACGAGTTGGAGTATGTTTATCCGAACGGCGTAGTCCATCGCTGTAAGAGTACCACTGCCAACGCCTGGAATGGGCGAGTCGTTAAACCCTTCGGCCAGCAGCACGGCGTTCGACTTCAAGGAACGAACGGTTGGATCTGGGTAACGCGAGGAGCTATCGAATCCAGCATTCCGGAAATCCTGACAGAACCATTACCATCAAACGCGGAGCGACTGTATGCGAGTAATGATCATATGGAAAACTTTATTGAATCGATACGCTCCAGGAAAAAAGCGATTTGCGATGCGGAGATTGGTCATCGGTCGTCCACTATGTGCCACCTCGGAGTTACCGCTGTTCGGCTGGGACGCAAATTGAATTGGGATCCGGTTAAAGAAAAATATATCGGCGACCCTGAAGCTGCCGCAACGGCGTCTAGAGAAATGCGCAAGCCCTGGGACTATTCTATGGTTTGA
- a CDS encoding class II aldolase/adducin family protein, with protein MIEREKVSLYQPDQEDLIFPEEPSFETAEEHRQHLKVHLAAACRFFHKCRFDFGFAGHLTIRDPERPELYWTNPMAVPFSKVCVSNLILADHKGKVIEGDFAINQAGFVLHGAVHEEHPEILAMCHAHTVYGTAWAATGRELDPISQDACAFYEDHVVIADEGGKVAVEAKAGYEVSAAFGNNKAAIHQNHGLLTASRHSIDAAAFWFSALERCCQQQLVVEASGLKPKMVPPDKARYSHEHIGSEYIGWLHFQTVFDEISSTQPDLYD; from the coding sequence ATGATCGAACGAGAGAAGGTGTCACTTTACCAACCTGATCAAGAGGATTTAATTTTCCCTGAAGAACCTTCCTTTGAAACCGCCGAGGAGCACAGGCAACATTTGAAAGTGCACCTCGCGGCCGCATGCCGGTTCTTTCACAAGTGTCGGTTTGATTTTGGTTTTGCAGGTCATCTGACGATACGAGATCCGGAACGGCCGGAACTTTATTGGACCAATCCGATGGCGGTGCCTTTTTCGAAAGTGTGTGTATCGAATTTGATTTTGGCCGACCACAAGGGAAAAGTAATTGAAGGTGACTTTGCCATAAATCAGGCCGGTTTTGTTTTGCACGGAGCAGTTCATGAAGAGCATCCCGAAATCCTGGCTATGTGTCATGCCCATACGGTTTATGGAACCGCCTGGGCCGCGACAGGCCGGGAGCTCGATCCCATCAGCCAAGATGCTTGTGCTTTTTATGAAGATCACGTGGTGATTGCCGATGAAGGAGGTAAGGTGGCTGTGGAGGCGAAGGCAGGTTATGAAGTATCGGCAGCGTTTGGAAACAACAAGGCGGCTATTCATCAAAATCACGGTCTCCTAACCGCTAGCCGACACAGTATAGATGCCGCGGCATTTTGGTTCTCAGCCCTGGAGCGCTGCTGCCAGCAACAATTAGTCGTGGAAGCTTCAGGTCTTAAACCAAAAATGGTCCCACCAGACAAGGCACGCTATTCTCATGAGCATATTGGAAGTGAGTATATCGGATGGCTACATTTCCAAACCGTGTTTGATGAGATATCATCCACTCAGCCGGATCTTTATGATTAA